CGCGCTTTTGTTCGCGCTGACGTTGTCGCGCACCCATGTCGTGAGCAGCGCGCTGCGCGCCGCGCTGTTCCTGCCGGTGCTGATCCCGATGGTCGCTGCCTCCGCGCTGTTCATGTTCATCTTCCTGCCCAATGTCGGTCTGCTCGATTACTATATCGGCCGCCTGCTTCCGGTGCTGCCGAACTGGCTCGGCGACCCTGACATCGCGCTTTACGCGATCATGATCATCACGATCTGGAAGAATGCCGGCTATTACATGCTGTTCTTCCTCGCCGGTCTCCAGGCCGTGCCCGAGGACGTGATGGAAGCAGCGCATCTCGACGGCGCCGGGCCCTACATGCGCCTGCGCCACATCATCCTGCCGGAGCTGAAGCCCACCTTCCTGTTCGTCACCGTCATCGCGATCCTCAACGCGGTGACGCAGGTCGACCACGTCTTCGTCATGACCCAGGGCGGCCCGTCGAATTCGACCAATCTCGTGCTGTTCTACATCTACCAGCAGGCGGTCGAGCATTACGACGTCGGCAAGGCCTCGGCGGCAACGCTGCTGACGCTGGCGGCATTGATGGGCCTGACCGCCCTCTCGTTCCGCACCATGGCGACCCGCGAGGGCGGGCCATGAAGCTGATCGACTGGCTCAGCAAGGACGTCCCGCTCGCCACAAGGGGCGAGATCACGCCAAAGCTCGGCTTTCTGCTGACCTTGCTGCTCGCGATCGTCTGGCTGATCCCGTTCCTGTGGATGGTCGTGGCGACGCTGCGCCCTGCATCCGACGGCATCAACACCATGGCTGAGTTGATACCGAGCCTGAAGCCGACGCTCGACAACGTCAGGGATGCCTGGGAGATCGGCGACTTCCCGCGCTACACGCTCAACACCACCATCATCTGCGCCGGCATTTTGCTGGTGCAGTTCGTCACGATCACGCTGGCGGGCTTTGCCTTTGCGCGCCTCGCCTTCGTCGGCAAGACCCTGATCTTCTACCTGTTCCTGATGCAGCTGATGCTGGTGCCGGTGCTGCTGATCGTGCCAAATCTGTCGCTGGTGGCGCAGCTCGGCCTCTACGACACGCTCACCGGCGTGATGATGCCGTTTTTCGCCTCGGCCTTCGGCACCTTCCTGATGCGCCAGGCTTTCGAGGCCATTCCGACCGAGCTGGAGGACGCGGCCCTGATCGATGGCGCGAGCCTCATCCAGCGCATCCGCCACATCTACGTGCCGCTGTCGATGCCGAGCTTCTCGGCCTTCGCCATCATCTCGGTCACCAGCCACTGGAACGACTTCCTGTGGCCGCTGATGGTGATCAACTCGCCGGACAAGCGGCCGCTCACGGTCGGCCTGTCCGTCTTCACCAAGACCGCCGAGGGCACGCAGGCCTGGGGCACCATCGCCGCGGGCACGCTGATGGTGATCGCGCCGCTGCTCGTCACCTTCCTGATCTTCCAGAAGCGCTTCATCAGTTCTTTCGTCACCTCAGGCATCAAATAGGAGATTTTCCGATGCTGTTTTCCCGCAGGCTCATGCTGGGACTTG
The nucleotide sequence above comes from Bradyrhizobium sp. NDS-1. Encoded proteins:
- a CDS encoding carbohydrate ABC transporter permease — protein: MSLAEPAALPVATSAAPRPDVLKRLVTHFKASLPAYLLLLPSLVFLALFTYGAMGRVLIDALCQRATPKAPVRFVGLDNIAAVLADPAFSGAVVNNLVYAVGTAIPSIGLALLFALTLSRTHVVSSALRAALFLPVLIPMVAASALFMFIFLPNVGLLDYYIGRLLPVLPNWLGDPDIALYAIMIITIWKNAGYYMLFFLAGLQAVPEDVMEAAHLDGAGPYMRLRHIILPELKPTFLFVTVIAILNAVTQVDHVFVMTQGGPSNSTNLVLFYIYQQAVEHYDVGKASAATLLTLAALMGLTALSFRTMATREGGP
- a CDS encoding carbohydrate ABC transporter permease, with amino-acid sequence MKLIDWLSKDVPLATRGEITPKLGFLLTLLLAIVWLIPFLWMVVATLRPASDGINTMAELIPSLKPTLDNVRDAWEIGDFPRYTLNTTIICAGILLVQFVTITLAGFAFARLAFVGKTLIFYLFLMQLMLVPVLLIVPNLSLVAQLGLYDTLTGVMMPFFASAFGTFLMRQAFEAIPTELEDAALIDGASLIQRIRHIYVPLSMPSFSAFAIISVTSHWNDFLWPLMVINSPDKRPLTVGLSVFTKTAEGTQAWGTIAAGTLMVIAPLLVTFLIFQKRFISSFVTSGIK